The Corynebacterium halotolerans YIM 70093 = DSM 44683 region CCGGAGCAGGAGGAGGCCAACCTGCGCGGCCTGTTCACCACCTGGATCACCATCCCCTCGCTGGCGCGCACCGAACTCATCGAGGGTGTGGTCACCGCCGCGCGGCCGTTGCTGGACCGCGGGGACTGGATCTCCGAGGTGCTGGGCAACGTCCTCTACCTGCACGAGCAGTACCCGGGCGACGTCGGGGTGCTCGGTGCCCTGCTGCTCAACCACCTGCACCTGTCGCCCGGCGAGGCGATCTACCTGGACGCCGGGCACCTGCACGCCTACATCTCGGGCCTGGGCGTGGAGATCATGGCGAACTCCGACAACGTGCTGCGCGGGGGGCTGACCTCCAAATACGTCGACGTGCCCGAGCTGGTCAAGGTGCTCGACTTCCACTCGCTGGCCGACCCGGTCGTGCGCGCGAACGACGGACGCTACCCGGTGCCGGCCGAGGAGTTCTCGCTGACCTGCCACATGCTGGGCGGGGCAGGGGAGTCCTCGGTGACCGTCGACCACGACGGGCCCGTCATCGCCCTGTGCACCGCGGGCGAGCTCACGCTCGGGGGCCTGGCGCTCGTCCCCGGCGACGCCGCCTGGATCCCGGCCTCCGATCCGGCCGTCACCGCCACCGGTCAGGGGCAGCTGTTCATCGCGCGGGCGTGAGACGGCTGCCTTGAGGGGCAGGACAGGAAAAACCGCCCGGTGGGGGAGGCCGGGCGGTTTTTCTGATTCAGCTGTCGCGTGGGGCGGGACTCAGCGCAGGAAGGGCAGCCAGTTGTCCCACTGCCACTGCTGACCGGAGCCGGTCGGCTGGGCGGGAACGGGGGCCGGTTCGTTCGTCGGCGTGGGTGCCGGAGCCTGGTTCGTGGGGCCGTCGCCCGCCCCGGCCGGGCCACCGGCGCCGGTACCCGTGCCGGTCTCGGTCACGGCCGGTGCGGACGGTACGGCCGGTTCGGTGGACTGGGCGGGGGCGATGGGCCGGGAGGGCTCCACCGGCGGGGAAGGCTGCGGCGAGACGGTCTCATCCTCCTGCGGGGTGGGGGACACCCCGGTCGGGGAGGTGGGCTCCGTCGGCTCCGTCGGCTCCGTGGGCTCCATCGGCTCAGTCGGCTCCGTCGTGTCGCCGGTCTCGCCGGTCTCGCCGGTCTCGCCGGGCTCCACGGTTTCGCCGGGTTCACCCGGGGTCGTCGGCTCGGTCGGCTCGGTTGCGTCGGTCGGCACGGTCGGCTCCGTCGTGCCCGTCCAGCCCGGGGGCGGGGTGTCGCCGCCCTGGCCGGGGCCGACGTTCCACTCGGAGGTGTCGTCCGGGCCGGTGAAGATGTTGTCCGGACGGTAGACCGTGGTGGGTGCCAGGGGGGTGGGTTCGTTGCCGAGCACCGCGTTCGGGGGGAGGAACGGGTCATCGGTGGTCGGGGCCACCGTGTCCTGCACGTTCTGCTCCGTCGGGGCCTGGGTTTCCTGGGTGGTGGCGACGTCGGAACGGGTGGAGGTGGTCACGGTGGATACCGCGTGGGTGGCCGTGGCAGTATCAGTGGCGGAAGGGGCCGCGGGTGTGCTGGCGCGCCAGACGCCGAAACCGATGCCGGCCGCTGCGATCAGACCGACAACGATGAAGACGGCGACTCGCCGGGTTTCTGCTTTCACCCTTTGCTCTTTTCCCTTCGGCGGAAATGTAGGTAACAACTCGGTAACAACATAGCAGATGCCTGCCGATAGGTGCAGTCTCAATCGGCGATAAACATTCTGAGAGAAGGGAAAAACCATGAGTGCCTGGGACGTCACGATTTTCACGGAGGATGTCAACGAGGAGTTCCTCGACGAGCTCAACGACCTTGATTCCGGTGAAGTGGTCGAGGCCGTGCAGGACGCCTGCCTCCTCGTGCTGAAGCAGCCCCACGTCTCGGACGGGGAGCGTCGTAACGCGCTCGCCGCCGCGACGGTGGCCGCGATCTGGGCCGGCGCGCCGTTCACCGCCGGTGACGTCGCCGACGCCCACCCCTTCATCCGGGAGCTGCTGGGCGAGGGCACCGAGGAGCTCAATGAAGCGGCCGCCGAGGTACTTGAGTCGGTGGAGACCGACGAGGACCTCGAACCCTTCCTCGAGGCACTCTCGTAGGACCGCGCTACAGTTGGGGAGACAGTTTTCACACGTTGACAGGAGTTTTCCCCGAATGTCGCAGGTAACCGAGTACAAGGTGGCGGACCTCTCCCTGGCGGAGGCGGGTCGCCACCAGATTCGTCTGGCGGAGCACGAGATGCCGGGCCTGATGGCCCTCCGTGAGGAGTACGGCGAGGAGCAGCCGCTGGCCGGCGCGCGCATCGCCGGTTCCATCCACATGACCACCCAGACCGCCGTGCTCATCGAGACCCTCACCGCCCTCGGTGCCGAGGTCCGCTGGGCCTCCTGCAACATCTTCTCCACTGAGGACCCGGCCGCCGCCGCCATCGTCGTCGGCAAGGACGGCACCCCCGAGAACCCGCAGGGTGTTCCGGTCTTCGCCTGGAAGGGCGAGACCCTCGACGAGTACTGGTGGTGCCTCAAGCAGATCTTCAGCTGGGGCGAGGGGGTCGAGCCGAACATGATCCTCGACGACGGCGGCGACGCCACCATGGCCGTGATCAAGGGCCGCGAGTACGAGCAGGCCGGCGTCGTGCCCGCCACCCAGGAGGGGGACGCCGACGAGTTCATCGCCTTCATGAACATGCTGCGCCAGACCCTCGACGAGGACAACCAGAAGTGGACCCGCATCGCCGAGTCCGTCAAGGGCGTCACCGAGGAGACCACCACCGGTGTGCACCGGCTGTACCACTTCGCCAACGAGGGCGTGCTGCCCTTCCCGGCGATGAACGTCAACGACGCCGTCACCAAGTCCAAGTTCGACAACAAGTACGGCACCCGCCACTCCGTCATCGACGGCATCAACCGCGGCACCGACATGCTCATCGGCGGCAAGAAGGCCCTGATCTGCGGCTACGGCGACGTGGGCAAGGGTGTGGCCGAGGCGCTCAAGGGCCAGGGCGCCATCGTCAAGGTCACCGAGATCGATCCGATCAACGCCCTGCAGGCGCTCATGGACGGCTTCGACGTCGTCACCGTGGAAAACGGCATCACCGACGCCGACATCGTCATCACCGCCACCGGCAACCTGGGCATCATCACCTTCGACCAGATGCTCCTGATGAAGGACCACGCCGTGCTCGGCAACATCGGTCACTTCGACAACGAGATCGACATGCACTCGCTGCTCCACCGCGACGACGTCACGCGCACCAACATCAAGCCGCAGGTCGACGAGTTCCACCTGCCCAACGGCCGCGCCATCATCGTCCTGTCCGAGGGCCGCCTGCTCAACCTGGGCAACGCCACCGGCCACCCGAGCTTCGTCATGTCCAACTCCTTCGCGGACCAGACGATCGCCCAGATCGAGCTGTTCACCAAGCCGGACGAGTACGACAACCAGGTCTACCGCCTGCCGAAGCACCTCGACGAGAAGGTCGCCCGCGTCCACGTCGAGGCCCTCGGCGGCCAGCTCACCGAGCTGACCAAGGAGCAGGCCGAGTACATCGGCGTCGACGTCGCCGGCCCGTTCAAGCCGGAGCACTACCGCTACTAGGACGGGGCCGGGCGGAGGGCTCCGGGCGGGGCCTGCGGCCGTCGGTCGAATTCACGCGGTCGAAAGGGGATCTGCTCTCGACCTCATCGGTCGAAAGGAGGTCTTCTTTCGACGTGGTCCTTTCGACCTGACCTGAACCGGCACCACAGACCCGGCACCACAGACCCCAGAGCCAACAAAGCCGGGAACGGCACAGGAAGAAACGGGACGGACAAAGATGATCATCACGGTCGAGGGCATCGACGGCGCGGGCAAGAACACGCTCGTGCGCGCCGTGCGCGAGCAGGTCGAGGCGGATGTGCTGGCCTTCCCACGCTACGACGACTCCGTCCCGGCCCAGCTCGCCGCGGAGGCGCTCCACGGCCGGATGGGGGACCTCACCGACTCCGCCTACGCCATGGCCACCCTGTTCGCGCTCGACCGGCACGGGGCGAAGGAGCAGCTCGAGGCGTACGTGGGCAGCGACCGGGTGATCATCCTCGACCGCTACGTGGCCTCGAATGCGGCGTACTCGGCCGCCCGGTTGCGTGACGACGCCGTGATCGACTGGGTTCACGACCTCGAGTTCGGCCGGCTCGGGCTGCCGAAGCCGGACCTGCAGGTGCTGCTGGCCACCCCGCCCGCCACGGCGTCGCAACGCGCGCGCTCCCGGGAGGCGGCCGACGCCTCCCGCGCCCGGGACGCCTACGAGCGCGACGCCGACCTGCAGGAACGGACCTTCGAGGCGTACCGGCGCCTGGCGCAACGGCAGTGGGCGGGTCGCTGGTTGGTAACCACCGATCCGGCCACTATCCTGCAAGAAATTACGTAGACTGCCATTCAGCACCAGGACAGCGAAGGACAGTAGAGGACACCGCCATGGCCGCCAAGATTCTCGTCGTCGACGACGATCCCGCGATCTCAGAGATGCTCACCATCGTGCTCGAGTCGGAGGGCTTCGAGCCGGTCGCCGTGACGGACGGCAATGAGGCGGTGCCCACCGCCCGGGCGGAGCAGCCGGATCTCATCCTGCTCGACCTCATGCTGCCGGGCATGAACGGCGTGGACATCTGCCGCATCATCCGGCAGGATTCGTCGGTGCCGATCGTCATGCTCACCGCCAAGACTGACACGGTCGACGTCGTCCTGGGCCTGGAGTCCGGCGCCGACGACTACATCACCAAGCCCTTCAAGCCGAAGGAGCTGGTCGCCCGCATCCGGGCGCGTCTGCGCCGCACCGAGGACACCCCGGCCGAGATCATCGAGGTCGGGGACCTGGCCATCGACGTGCCCGAGCACACCGTCAAGCGCGGTGACGAGGAGATCTCGCTGACCCCGCTCGAGTTCGATCTGCTGCTGGAGCTGGCCCGCAAGCCGCGCCAGGTCCACACCCGCGAGGAGCTCCTGGAGAGTGTGTGGGGCTACCGCCACGCCTCCGATACCCGGCTGGTCAACGTGCACGTGCAGCGACTGCGCGCGAAGATCGAGAAGGACCCGGAGAACCCGCAGATCGTGCTGACGGTCCGGGGCGTCGGCTACAAGACGGGCATGGGGGAGTAGGACCGTTTTCACCCAGCACCTCCGCCGCATCGGCGACCGGATCTCGGAGGCCTGGCGCACCTCGCTGCAGGTGCGCGTCATCGGCCTGATCTTCGTCGCCTCCGCCGTGGTCATGTTCATCCTGGCCATGGCGTTGATCTCCGTGGTCGCCCAACGGCTCGTCGACTCCAAGCTCGACATCGCCAACTCGGAGATCGACCGGGCCCGCATGGCCGTCGAGCAGCAGATCGACGCCACCAGCACCGGCAGTTCCGCCCAGGTGCGCCTCAACTCCGCGCGGGCGTCGCTGACCCAGCTCAGTTCCCAGGCCGGGGAGACGGCGGCCGTCTACGAGCCCGTGATCGTGGTCAACAACCCGGACGGCACGGTCACCACCGCCCCGGAGGGCTACCGTGTGCCCGACCGGCTGCGGCACTTCGTCTCCGAGGGGCAGGTGTCCTATCAGTTCGCCACCATCGACCGGGCGGATGGTTCGACCTACAACGCCCTGGTCATCGGCACCCCCACGGACTCGGACATTCCGAACCTGCAGGTCTACCTCGTGCTGTCGATGGAGTCCGACGAGGCGACGATGGCGTTGCTGCGCGGTCTGCTCTCGGCCTCGGGCGTGGTGGTCGTCGTCCTGCTCGTGGGCATCGCCTGGCTGGCCACCCAGCAGGTCACCGCCCCGGTGCGCTCGGCCTCACGCATCGCCCAGCGACTGGCGGCCGGGCACCTGCGCGAGCGCATGGTCGTCGACGGCGAGGACGAGATGGCGCGGCTGGCCGTGAGCTTCAATTCCATGGCGGACTCGCTGTCGCGGCAGATCCACCAGCTCGAGGAGTACGGCAACCTGCAGCGCCAGTTCACCTCCGACGTCTCCCACGAGCTGCGCACCCCGCTGACCACCGTGCGCATGGCCGCGGACATGATCGCCGCCGACGCCGACGAGTTCGAACCGCACACCAAGCGCGCCTCCCAGCTGATGATGCGCGAGCTCGACCGCTTCGAGGTGCTGCTCAACGAGCTGCTGGAAATCTCGCGCCACGATGCCGGCGTGGCCGACCTCGCCGAGTCCCGGCTGGATCTGCGCACCTGCATCCAGGCCGCTTGGGAGCAGTCCCGGCACCTGGCCACCGAACTCGGCGTGGAGGTCCGCTTCGACCTGCCGGAGGAGCCGGTGTGGATCACCGGCGACTCCCGGCGCATCGAGCGCATCCTGCGCAACCTGACCAACAACGCCATCGACCACTCCGAGGGCAACCCCGTCGACGTGGTGCTCGCCGCCAATGACGATGCCGCGGCGATCACCGTCACCGACCACGGCGTGGGCCTCAAGCCGGGCCAGGAGGAGCTGGTGTTCAACCGCTTCTGGCGTGCCGACGCCTCGCGCGTGCGCCACTCCGGCGGCACCGGCCTGGGGCTGGCCATCGCCCGTGAGGACGCCCTGCTGCACGGTGGGGTGCTGGACGCGACCGGTAACTTCGGTGTCGGTTCGCAGTTCCGGCTGACCCTGCCGCGGGAGCCCGGCAGGTCGTACACTGAAAGCCCCCTGGAACTGGAGGCGCCGCAATGATCCGTATCCGCCGGTCCTGGCGCAC contains the following coding sequences:
- the mtrA gene encoding MtrAB system response regulator MtrA yields the protein MAAKILVVDDDPAISEMLTIVLESEGFEPVAVTDGNEAVPTARAEQPDLILLDLMLPGMNGVDICRIIRQDSSVPIVMLTAKTDTVDVVLGLESGADDYITKPFKPKELVARIRARLRRTEDTPAEIIEVGDLAIDVPEHTVKRGDEEISLTPLEFDLLLELARKPRQVHTREELLESVWGYRHASDTRLVNVHVQRLRAKIEKDPENPQIVLTVRGVGYKTGMGE
- a CDS encoding DUF4259 domain-containing protein, with translation MSAWDVTIFTEDVNEEFLDELNDLDSGEVVEAVQDACLLVLKQPHVSDGERRNALAAATVAAIWAGAPFTAGDVADAHPFIRELLGEGTEELNEAAAEVLESVETDEDLEPFLEALS
- a CDS encoding dTMP kinase codes for the protein MIITVEGIDGAGKNTLVRAVREQVEADVLAFPRYDDSVPAQLAAEALHGRMGDLTDSAYAMATLFALDRHGAKEQLEAYVGSDRVIILDRYVASNAAYSAARLRDDAVIDWVHDLEFGRLGLPKPDLQVLLATPPATASQRARSREAADASRARDAYERDADLQERTFEAYRRLAQRQWAGRWLVTTDPATILQEIT
- the ahcY gene encoding adenosylhomocysteinase; its protein translation is MSQVTEYKVADLSLAEAGRHQIRLAEHEMPGLMALREEYGEEQPLAGARIAGSIHMTTQTAVLIETLTALGAEVRWASCNIFSTEDPAAAAIVVGKDGTPENPQGVPVFAWKGETLDEYWWCLKQIFSWGEGVEPNMILDDGGDATMAVIKGREYEQAGVVPATQEGDADEFIAFMNMLRQTLDEDNQKWTRIAESVKGVTEETTTGVHRLYHFANEGVLPFPAMNVNDAVTKSKFDNKYGTRHSVIDGINRGTDMLIGGKKALICGYGDVGKGVAEALKGQGAIVKVTEIDPINALQALMDGFDVVTVENGITDADIVITATGNLGIITFDQMLLMKDHAVLGNIGHFDNEIDMHSLLHRDDVTRTNIKPQVDEFHLPNGRAIIVLSEGRLLNLGNATGHPSFVMSNSFADQTIAQIELFTKPDEYDNQVYRLPKHLDEKVARVHVEALGGQLTELTKEQAEYIGVDVAGPFKPEHYRY
- the manA gene encoding mannose-6-phosphate isomerase, class I, with the protein product MDQLTGMLRTYPWGSRTLIPELRGLPAPSDRPEAELWFGAHPASPSTIDGRPLTELIAADPEAALGRRVRENFGDGLPFLLKLLAAAEPLSLQAHPSAEQAAEGFARENESGIAMEAPNRNYKDPSHKPELIVALTDFTAMAGFRPLERTRELFDALSCPQLDRYLAFLEHDPEQEEANLRGLFTTWITIPSLARTELIEGVVTAARPLLDRGDWISEVLGNVLYLHEQYPGDVGVLGALLLNHLHLSPGEAIYLDAGHLHAYISGLGVEIMANSDNVLRGGLTSKYVDVPELVKVLDFHSLADPVVRANDGRYPVPAEEFSLTCHMLGGAGESSVTVDHDGPVIALCTAGELTLGGLALVPGDAAWIPASDPAVTATGQGQLFIARA
- the mtrB gene encoding MtrAB system histidine kinase MtrB, whose amino-acid sequence is MFILAMALISVVAQRLVDSKLDIANSEIDRARMAVEQQIDATSTGSSAQVRLNSARASLTQLSSQAGETAAVYEPVIVVNNPDGTVTTAPEGYRVPDRLRHFVSEGQVSYQFATIDRADGSTYNALVIGTPTDSDIPNLQVYLVLSMESDEATMALLRGLLSASGVVVVVLLVGIAWLATQQVTAPVRSASRIAQRLAAGHLRERMVVDGEDEMARLAVSFNSMADSLSRQIHQLEEYGNLQRQFTSDVSHELRTPLTTVRMAADMIAADADEFEPHTKRASQLMMRELDRFEVLLNELLEISRHDAGVADLAESRLDLRTCIQAAWEQSRHLATELGVEVRFDLPEEPVWITGDSRRIERILRNLTNNAIDHSEGNPVDVVLAANDDAAAITVTDHGVGLKPGQEELVFNRFWRADASRVRHSGGTGLGLAIAREDALLHGGVLDATGNFGVGSQFRLTLPREPGRSYTESPLELEAPQ